The Lampris incognitus isolate fLamInc1 chromosome 4, fLamInc1.hap2, whole genome shotgun sequence genome segment AGCCTGGATGTCACCATCTGTGGCCTGAAGCGCCCGCAGCATCAGCTCCTCATCCTGGATTCCCATGTCTCTGAGCTGCTGCATCTGGGACTGCCAGCGGCCCtgacaaaataaaaacagaggAAGTCAAAGACGACTAGTTCATCCAAAAACCACCAAGATTCAACAGACTCATTTAGAAAAGCCATCTGCAACATGCTACCCTCACCTGTGGCTCTGCCACAAACAAAACATTCATTACAAAGTTTtttttacatatacatatacacagataagccaaaacattaaaaccactgacaggtaagtgaataacattgattatctcgttacaatggcagctGTCAAGGGACGGGATACATTAGGCAGCAAGCGAAGTCAGTTCTTGAAGattatgtgttggaagcaggacaaATGAGCAAGCGTAAGAATCTGAGcacctttgacaagggccaaattgtgatggctagacgactgggtcagagcatctccaaaatggcaggtcttgtggggtgttcctggtttgcagtggtcagtacctaccaagtggtccaaggaaggacaaccggtgaacctgtgacagggtgttgggcgcccaaggttcattgatgcgcatggggagcgaaggctagcctgtctggtccaatcccaaagaagagctactgtagctcaaattgctgaaaaagttaatgttcgctatgatagacaggtgtcagaacacacagtgtatcacagcttgctgtgtatggggctgcgtagctgcagaccagtcagagtaccCATGCCGACCCCTATTCActgccaaaagcacctacaatgggtatgtgagcatcagaactggaccatggagcaatgggagaaggtggcctggtctgagaaaccacattttctttcacatcatgtagatggccaggtgtgtgtgcatcatttacaTGGGGaacagatggcaccaggatgcactatgggaagaaggcaagccggcagaggcagtgtgatgctctgggtaatgttctgctgggacaccttgggtcctggcattcatgtggatgttactttgacatgtaccacctacctaaacattgttgcagaccaagtacatcccttcatggcaatggtattccctgagggcagtggcctctttcagcaggataatgcgccctgtcaTACTGCAAAACTTGttgaggaatggtttgaggaacatgacaaagagttcaaggtgttgccttgggcctcaaaattcctcagatctcagttcgatcaagcatctgtgggatgtgctggaaaaacaagtctgatccatagaGGCCCTACCTCGCAACTTAcaagacttaaaggatctgctgctatcgTCTTTGAGCCAGATACCagtggacaccttcagaggtgttgtggagtccatgccttgatagGTCAGAACTGTTTTGACGGCACAAGCGGGACCTacccaatattaggcaggtggttttaatgttttggctgaccagtgtacgtatacacacacacacacccacacacaaatataaatatatatataaatatatatatccatctataTATAATGTCCTGCTGTTTTGCCATGTCCTGTTGGAAGTGAAAATAAACACGAGGACAGTGGCATTACAGCTTCAGTTATTTCATAATTTGAAAAACACATCCCTTGAATCAACTAAAGACTTCCTCTTTCTATCAAGGTTAtgtagttttttttggggttttttttttacatgtcaggTAATAACCATACCTGCAGAGCAGACATGTTGGTAGCCTGCAAAGCTTGCTGTAGTGCCTGGCTGAAGAGATCATTACTGACTGGGGTCCCTGCGGACATGGGAGCAACTCCAGCAGAGGGATCTGCCTAAATAAAGGACAAAGAATACAAAGTGACTGGTGAGCAGGATGCTAGTGAAAACAAAAAATTATGTATGTGAACATCTGCACTGGTATGTGTAGCCAGTGAAATGGAGATATTGCTTTTATGTCCAAAAGTTTTCTTTAAAACCTGCTAGAGCCCTTTTTTGTACAATTACTCATATTACTTCAACATTACAGTGTAATACATAAGATAATAACACAAAACAATACTCCATGATTAGTGCATGATGCCAAACCAACAAATTAAATAGTATAAATGAATCCCGTATAAATCAAAAATACCTGGATGGGACTAAAGAATCTAAAACATGCATGCACTGGTGTGAGCTAGTATGTGTGCCTGTCTTTTTTAAGAAGTGAAGGGACCTCACTTGACTTGCTGTTGTCGGAGTGACGGCATTGCTGTCAGGGGTGCTGGCCAGGGCGAGGGCAGTCGCCAGCTCACTCTGTGTTATTGGCCGTGGGCCTGTTGCTCCACTGTGGCTCAGAGACACAGGACGCACTCCTGCTGGAGCCGCCGCCCTATTGGATGGACCTGCTTGGTTCCcctgtcacacacagacacaataatATATTCACAAATGTCAGCTGCGGTTGGAAAGGATGCATTGTAAGTGATGTCTGCGTGTTTCGTTTCAGGGCAATTTACTCACAGACTGgaaatcttcatcatcatcagacaTGCCCTCGAACATGAACCCTCCTGCAAGAGGGAGGTACGTTTTATTTGAGATGTTATTTTGATTGTAGAGCTAGAGGAATAAAACTTAAAACAACAGTAAAGGCAGAAATACACGGGGAGCATCTGACGCACAAGTTTTGAAGTACACTGGTTGTTTTAAATTGTGCACAAAACCGTTAATTGGCACATCAAACTGCCTTGACACtcctactctttttttttttagtttctgcTGCCAAAAATTACCTGCTGGGAGGCCTGCTGTGTGCAATAGAAGCATCAAAAATTGTGTCAAATGACGTACATCAATTATTCCCTTCAGTCCATCTAGGCTGTAAGAATACTGTGGTGTAGGTAAAtaataagaaaataaataaataaacaaacatctgCTCTTGTAGTAGTGTCTGGCCACTAGCACTACGTTATCTGCAGTCTTTATTTTTTGTAAACATATGCTCTGTCGTTGGATAGGCACACATAATCACAAGTACGTATTGCAAACAGCTGCCCACTGTGTGAAATTTAGGTGAGTGGTTACTCAGGGGTGGGTATTGCCACCCAGCCATTCAAATGGCTGGGTGGCAATAACACTTGGGGTGTAACCAGCAAACTTAAATTCTGCTCAGTTGCCATCATAACTTCCTGGTATCCCACTGCCTTTTCCTTACTGAGCGATCTTCATCGCTTACCTGGCATATCGCTATAGGAACTGGTGGAGACATTGCgggaagagctggcgttggactGAGCAGGCATACTACCAGCTACAGAATGAAGGACCAGGATGATGGCATTGACTAGTGCTGGGTGGGAACTGATCAACCTTTTGGTGGACAAAGGAGAACAATTTCAGAGGTAATGCACGATGGCAGCCAAGTACTGCAGTAATAACAGATATATTTTCCTCTGGATACCTGCTGTGTTCAGTCACTAGCCTCACTAGTCTAACTTTAACCATAAAATTATCAAGTCATTAATTATTAAAATGTCTGTTAACACAGAAGAAATAATAGAAATTGAGGTATTGTAACATGCCAAAATTTACAAAATAGCTGTATAGATTTGGTTTGCTGATTTGAAAATATTTAAATTGGATGAGAATCCTCAAGCAAAGGTCAATAATTCTCAAGCCAACAACTAGGAAAACTCCACTCACACGTCCAGCATGTTGGGGTCTGTGAACTGCACGAAGAGATTTTTGTCTTGGAGCACTCCTGCAGAAATCAGTCATGCTGATAAGACTAGATGGCTATAATTCCATGGTAAGATGAGGTGGGATATTGAGATTTATCAAGATATGCATGGTGGATCAGGTCTTACCTAGAGCCACCGGGTCTGACCTAAGCCCTGGGGTAGCCACAATGATTTGATCCAGTGATTCCTTATTGGTAAGCATTTTATACACCTGGGTGAGGTAAGCCAGACATAAAGTAACATGAGTGATAGCAGTAGTTCTAGTAGTGGTAGCTGTAGTCAAAGTGGTAGCACTTTATTGATCACACAACAGGAAGTGGCACAATCAGAACATTGGCCATGCAGACAATTTCCAATAAATTAGACATATAAACCCATCCATAAATCAGCACTTTTACAAAAGGAATAGTctatacaaaaaataaaatacaaaaattcTAGATTTTTAAAGTCAGGATATTCATTCCCATTGGCTCTGGGGGAAGGGGTGACGTGTGGCGTAATgtgctacctggacacaagtcggggcttgggtgagggtgtctgatattaagacccgaaacacctgatgactctgggttcattactgacgatgtgtccaggttgcaccacatggtgtatcaaagaactaaTAATGATATACAGTGGTAAAGGAATGTGGTTTGTGGTTATTGACACTTAGAACTACATAGATCACATATGAGAGAACTGCTAATTAGC includes the following:
- the LOC130111415 gene encoding ubiquitin-like protein 7, with protein sequence MASDWQLSLKLVDHPKSVFHFPEMMPGDVSPGEYRVATLKQLVAAQLSDSVPDPDLIELVHCGRKLKDDLTLNAYGIQPGSTVHILKKTWPEPEISAEPVNRANAAREFRVFHAALHSLNSSYRDSVYKMLTNKESLDQIIVATPGLRSDPVALGVLQDKNLFVQFTDPNMLDVLISSHPALVNAIILVLHSVAGSMPAQSNASSSRNVSTSSYSDMPGGFMFEGMSDDDEDFQSGNQAGPSNRAAAPAGVRPVSLSHSGATGPRPITQSELATALALASTPDSNAVTPTTASQADPSAGVAPMSAGTPVSNDLFSQALQQALQATNMSALQGRWQSQMQQLRDMGIQDEELMLRALQATDGDIQAALELIFAGGPGL